A single region of the Malaclemys terrapin pileata isolate rMalTer1 chromosome 2, rMalTer1.hap1, whole genome shotgun sequence genome encodes:
- the FOXF2 gene encoding forkhead box protein F2 encodes MTTESSQQQLEPPAPLRSCSPAPGALQSALMSQPPPSALETSSSSSSSSKNKKASSGLRRPEKPPYSYIALIVMAIQSSPTKRLTLSEIYQFLQSRFPFFRGSYQGWKNSVRHNLSLNECFIKLPKGLGRPGKGHYWTIDPASEFMFEEGSFRRRPRGFRRKCQALKPMYRMMNSIGFSASILPQGFDFQAPSASLACHANGYNLDMMTNSMAGGYEALSGGHHAPHMSPNPGSTYMASCPVTSNGDYGPDSSSSPVPSSPALASAIECHSPYTSPSAHWTASGASPYIKQQALPPSNPASAGIHSSMSSYSLEQSYLHQNAREDLSVGLPRYQHHSSPVCDRKDFVLNFNGISSFHPSASGSYYHHHHHQSVCQDIKPCVM; translated from the exons ATGACCACCgagagcagccagcagcagctggagcccccggcccctctccgctcctgcagcccggctcccggaGCTCTCCAGTCCGCCTTGATGAGCCAGCCGCCCCCCTCCGCCCTGgagacctcctcctcctcttcctcctccagcaagAACAAGAAGGCGAGCTCGGGGCTGCGGCGGCCCGAGAAGCCCCCTTACTCCTACATCGCCCTCATCGTGATGGCCATCCAGAGCTCGCCCACCAAGCGGCTGACCCTGAGCGAGATCTACCAGTTCCTGCAGAGTCGCTTCCCCTTCTTCCGCGGCTCCTACCAGGGCTGGAAGAACTCGGTGCGCCACAACCTCTCGCTCAACGAGTGCTTCATCAAGCTGCCCAAGGGGCTGGGCAGACCCGGCAAAGGCCACTACTGGACCATCGACCCGGCCAGCGAGTTCATGTTCGAGGAAGGCTCCTTCCGCCGCCGGCCCCGGGGCTTCCGAAGAAAGTGCCAGGCGCTCAAGCCCATGTACCGCATGATGAACAGCATCGGCTTCAGCGCCTCCATCCTGCCTCAGGGCTTTGACTTCCAGGCGCCCTCTGCCTCCCTAGCGTGCCACGCCAACGGCTACAACCTAGACATGATGACTAACTCCATGGCCGGGGGCTACGAGGCGCTGAGCGGGGGGCATCACGCCCCTCACATGTCCCCCAACCCGGGCTCTACCTACATGGCCAGCTGCCCTGTGACTTCCAATGGGGACTACGGTcccgacagcagcagcagccccgtgCCATCTTCACCCGCCCTGGCTAGTGCAATTGAATGCCATTCCCCCTACACGAGCCCGTCAGCTCACTGGACAGCATCAGGGGCATCTCCGTATATAAAGCAGCAGGCCCTTCCACCCAGTAACCCAGCCTCAGCGGGCATCCACTCCAGCATGTCCAGCTACTCTTTGGAGCAAAGCTATCTGCACCAAAACGCCAGGGAGGACCTGTCAG TGGGATTGCCTCGCTACCAGCATCACTCTTCCCCAGTGTGTGACAGGAAAGATTTTGTTCTCAATTTTAATGGCATTTCTTCTTTTCACCCTTCTGCTAGTGGATCTTACtatcatcaccatcaccatcaaAGCGTCTGTCAAGATATCAAACCCTGTGTGATGTGA